GACGCAGAAGATCAGGATGGAATCGAGCTCCTCGCTGCCATCTATATCGCCGCCAGCGCGCCGATCATCCCGGGCGCGCAAGCCTAGCGCGGGATGCGAAAAAGTGGGCACCGGTTTTTCGCAAGAATCCCACGCTAACCTATAAGAATCGATCACGTTTATGAGTTTGGATTGATTCAATCCAAACTCATCGTGATCTAGTTGGACAGGCCCACCTCCGACACGAGCACGGGATCGTCGCGATAGAGCGCCGGAAACAGGCGCTTCAGATTCTCGACCTTCGGGAGGTCGTTATAGACGATATAGGGCTGGGTCGGATTCAGCGTCAGGTAATCCTGATGATAGGCTTCCGCCGGATAGAATTCGTGGTCCGGCTCGATCTTGGTGACGATGTCCGCATCGAACAGCTTCGCTGAGCCGAGTTGCTCGATATAGGCCTTGGCGACCTTCGCTTGCTCATCATTCACGGGGAATATGGCCGATCGATACTGGGTTCCTCTGTCGGGTCCCTGGCGGTTGAGCTGGGTCGGATCATGCGCGACGGAGAAGTAGATCTGAAGTATGTGCCCATAGCTGATCCTGTTGGGATCGAAGGTGATCCTGACGGATTCGGCATGACCGGTCGCGCCGCCGCTGACCGTCTCGTATTGTGCCGTGTCCGCGGTTCCGCCCGCATAGCCCGACACCGCATTGGTGACGCCCGCGACATGCTGGAACACGCCTTGCACGCCCCAGAAACAGCCGCCGGCCAGGATGGCCGTTTCCGGTTTGGTCGTGGCGGGCTCGTCCAGAACGGGTGCGGGAATGGCGATGCCTTCCTCAGCGGCGGCGATACCGGCGCCGCCGCCGAGAAGGGGAACAAGCATGGCCAGCAGGCGGAGATAGTGAGCTGAAAGCCGGGGAGATGTATCGGTCATCGCGGTGGTCTCCACAAAGCGCACAGGCCAGGCGCGGGTCGTTCGAAGGCCCATGCCGCTCAATACGCAGCCGGATGCCCTGATTTTACCGGCGATCACGGGCAAGTGAACAAGAACTCAACCGCGCGGCTTGAGCAGGACATCGAAGCGTGGGGCGAATTCGCCGAAGATGGGAAGGGCGGCGGCCCCCAGCACCGATGTCTCACGCCCGGTCGCGCCGATCAGAACGCGCGGGATACCCCGCGCGCCACCGCTGGCGCTGACCGAAAGCGGCAAGGGCTCTAGCCGCGCCACCAGCCGCTCGATGATCTCCACCGGCATGAAGCCACCGAGCACGACGGTTTCGGGATCGAGCGTCAACTCCAGCGTATTGATGGCCTGGCGCAAGGGTTCGACAGCGGAGTTGATCCACGCCTCGATCCGCTCATCGCCCTGAGCTTGGAGATCTTCGAGCAGCTTCGGCGAGGCGTGGTCTGCGTCGGGAAGCTCGAGGAAGTCATAGGCCGCGCGCAGCGACACATAGCGCTCGAGGCAGCCGCGCTTGCCGCAGGCACAGGCGAGACCATTCGGATTGACCACCAGATGGCCGATCTCGCCGGCATTGTGGCCGCTGCCTTTGTAGAGATGGCCGTCAAGGAAAAGGCCGGCGCCGAGGCCGGTGCCGATGAAGAGATAGACGAAACTTCCGATTTGGCGGGCCACGCCATGAAGTTTTTCGCCGATGGCGGCGGCGGTCGCGTCGTTCTCGACGATCACCGGCAGCCCGGTCAGCCTTTCGAGCTCGGCCGCGATCGGGAAATCCTGCCAACCGGGCAGGGCGGTCGGGCCGACGGAGGTGAGGCCCTGGACGCCGAAGGGGCCCGGCATAGCGAGGCCGACGCCGAGCAGCTTGCCGCGGGCGGCGGGAAAGCACCGGGTGAGCTCCTCCACCGTTTCCGCCAGAGCGGGCAGGGCATCGGCCGGGACGGGCCGGTCGACCATCTTCTCGACCCGGGCGCGGATGAGCCCCGACAGATCTGTGACGACGCCGATCAGCAATTGGTGATCGAGCTGCAATCCGATCGAATAGGCGCCATCCGGGTCGATCGAATAGGGCACCGCCGGCTGGCCGCGCACCGGTTTACCGGCGGGCTCGGCCTTGAGGAAGCGGGCCTTTTCCAGCTCCTCGACGATGTTGGAGATGGTCTGGGAGCTCAGCGCCGTCAGCCGGGCGATGTCGGCGCGCGAAATGGCGCCATTGAGCCGGATCGCCTCGATCACCACGCGGCGATTATGCGACTTGGCCTGTTCGAGATTGGTACCGGCAAGTGCGTTTCTGGTCTTCATGGCAGGCATTTCAGAGGGTGTAACGGATTGTGCATGGATCATCCACAATAATCAAATCAACTTGAATTAATAAAAACAGCGTGTTTAACTTGGGGTTCAAGAAGCAGGGAAACCGTCGTCGTGAATTAGACCAAGCCACATCCAATGGGAGGACATCTGGACATGCGTGCAGACACGAAAACCCATCTTTGGTTCAGCCGGCCGTCATTCGTTTCGACCTCGACTTTCATCGCCGCGACCGCTTTCGGTGCCGCACTTCTCACCACAAGCTTCCTGACGCAGTCGCGGTCCGCCGCCGCAGAGGCGGTGCTCACCATGCACATAGAAGAGCAGACGAGCTGGGTGCAGAACTTCAATCCGTTCGATCTCGCCGGCCGGCGCCAGAGCACCATGGAGTTCATCTACGAACCTCTGGTCATCTTCAACGCCGATCAGGGCGGCAAGCCGATTTTCCGTCTCGCCACCGGCATGAAGTTCTCCGACGACCTCAAGACGCTGACCTTCACCATGCGCGAGGGCGTGAAATGGTCGGACGGCAAGCCGCTCACCGTCGATGACGTGAAATATACGCTCGACCTGATGCTGCAGAATCCCGCCGTCGATACGATCGGCGCCGGCGCGCTGATCAGTTCGGTCGAGATCGTCTCGCCGACCGAGTTCAAGCTCAATCTCAAGGATGTCGACACGCAAATCCCGGAGACCTTGCAGCGTTTGCCCGTGGTGCCCGCCCACATATGGAAAGACATCAAGGACCCGCTCGCCTTCACCAATGAAAAGCCGGTGGGCTCGGGGCCGATGACCGAAGTGCGCCGCTTCACCCCTCAGGTCTATGAGCAGTGCCGCAATCCGCATTATTGGGATGCGGACACGCTCAAGGTCGATTGCCTGAAATTCCCGCAGATCGCCGGCAACGAGCAGATGCTGGCCTATCTCCCCCTCGGGCGAGCTCGACTGGTTAGGCTCCTTCCTGCCCGATATCGACAAGACCTATGTGGCGCTCGATCCCGAGCACAATGGCTATTGGCAGCCGCCCGATGCGACGGTCTCCTATCAGATGAATTTGAAGACCGATAAGCCCGGCAATGCCGCGGCCTTCAACGATCTCGCCTTCCGGCGCGCCTTCAGCCTGTCTCTCGACCGCAAGTCGATGGTCGACATCGCGGGCTATGGCTACCCCAAGGCAGCCGAGCATGCGAGCGGCCTGCCGCCGCGCTTCGAGGCCTGGCGCAATCCGGAGGCCGAGAAGACGCAGGACGAATGGATGGCCTTCGACGTCGACAAGGTGAACAAGGTGCTCGATGAAGCCGGCTACAAGAAGGGCGGCGACGGTTTCCGCGCGACACCCAAGGGCGAGGCGATCGCCTTCGCGATCATCGTGCCCAATGGCTGGACCGACTGGATCGACGCGGCGCAGATCGCGGTCGAGGGCCTGCGCAAGGCCGGCATCAACGCCTCCGTCACGACGCCCGAATATGAGCAATGGCGCAAGCAGATTATCGAAGGCAGCTTCGATGTCGTGCTGCAGTCGCGTCAGGACGGGGCGACGCCCTTCACGGCCTTCTACAATGCGCTGGCCGGCGTGAATGCCGGGCGCACGGCGGAAGCCG
This genomic stretch from Nordella sp. HKS 07 harbors:
- the msrA gene encoding peptide-methionine (S)-S-oxide reductase MsrA — its product is MTDTSPRLSAHYLRLLAMLVPLLGGGAGIAAAEEGIAIPAPVLDEPATTKPETAILAGGCFWGVQGVFQHVAGVTNAVSGYAGGTADTAQYETVSGGATGHAESVRITFDPNRISYGHILQIYFSVAHDPTQLNRQGPDRGTQYRSAIFPVNDEQAKVAKAYIEQLGSAKLFDADIVTKIEPDHEFYPAEAYHQDYLTLNPTQPYIVYNDLPKVENLKRLFPALYRDDPVLVSEVGLSN
- a CDS encoding ROK family transcriptional regulator, whose translation is MKTRNALAGTNLEQAKSHNRRVVIEAIRLNGAISRADIARLTALSSQTISNIVEELEKARFLKAEPAGKPVRGQPAVPYSIDPDGAYSIGLQLDHQLLIGVVTDLSGLIRARVEKMVDRPVPADALPALAETVEELTRCFPAARGKLLGVGLAMPGPFGVQGLTSVGPTALPGWQDFPIAAELERLTGLPVIVENDATAAAIGEKLHGVARQIGSFVYLFIGTGLGAGLFLDGHLYKGSGHNAGEIGHLVVNPNGLACACGKRGCLERYVSLRAAYDFLELPDADHASPKLLEDLQAQGDERIEAWINSAVEPLRQAINTLELTLDPETVVLGGFMPVEIIERLVARLEPLPLSVSASGGARGIPRVLIGATGRETSVLGAAALPIFGEFAPRFDVLLKPRG